From the Acetomicrobium thermoterrenum DSM 13490 genome, the window CTGGATTGGGCAACGAAAGTTGTTTGCTAATTTTTAAAGCCATGCCAGGCGATGTAGCGACAATCAATATGGTGCCGGGTGCAGATTTTTCCAGGACCCTTACGACCTGATCCCTATGATCGGAAAACTCGAACAAAGCCCTTCTAATCGCTCTGACCTGATTTTGTTCGGTCTTGGCACTTTTACCGCACAATATTTTCCCATTTTTTATTAAAAGCCCGTCATCAATTATGTACTCTGCCCCGAATTGTCTCGCTATAAAGTGCGCTCTCTGGCTTTTGCCAGTCCCTGCGGGACCTATAAAGGCAAGTACTTTAAACTCTGTCGCCAAGTCTTCTCATCAACTTTCTTAAAGTACTTATAAATTGTTCGTTTTCCTCAGGTAACCCGATAGACACGCGTAAATACCCCTGCAGACCCAAATCACTTGCTGGACGAACAATTATGCCCTCTTTCAAAAGTTCGTTAAACATCTTTTGCTCGTCATTGACTTTTATCAGAATAAAGTTTGTAACCGTTTCTCTAACCTCCATGCCCATATTTACAAGGGCACGTGTAACTTTTTCCTTTTCAAGCAAAGTCAACTCCCGGATCTTCTCAACGTAATTGTCTTCTTTTAAGGCTGCAATGGCAGCAGCTTGAGCTATAGAGTTGACGTCGAAAACGCGCCTTACCTTAGCGTAGGCATTCGTGATGGGTTTGGGGACGATACCATATCCGACTCTCAACCCGGCCAAACCGAAAATCTTGGAAAAGGTCCTCAGTATCACGACATTTCCAATTTCGTGAAAAAGCTCTATGCCAGAAAGATATTCGGGGTCTGTAACGAATTCAGCATATGCTTCGTCCACTACCAGCAAAATGTTCCGTCTATTAAGGAATGAAGAAAGAACCAGCATATCATTCCGCGGTAAGAAAAGGCCTGTAGGGTTATTGGGATCGCATAATACCAACAATTTTGTTTTCTCCGTACAGGCTTCCATGATATCGGTGACGCTAATTCTCATATCGTGGTCTACGGGAACTTCTACACAATTAGCTCCACATGCCGATGCAGCTAACTTGTAAAGGGGGTATGTCGGTTTGGAGATTACAATTTCGTCATCTTCCTCGAGCAGTGCTTGAAAAAGCGCGAAGGTAACGCCCTCGGTGCCAGCGCCGACAATTACTTCCTGCACGGAAACGCCTAATTTTCTGGCAATTGCCTTTCTAAGGGAATAAGCCTCAGCGTCTGGATATCTGTTTAGCATTTTAGAAGCTTCGTCGATTGCACTTAGAACGCTATCCGGAAGAGGCCACGGGTTCTCGTTAGAACAAAGTCTCACTACGCGAGTTAAACCCAATTCACGCTTTAATTCCTCTATCGACTTTCCTGGTTTATAGGGTTCAACGTCGGCAATTGACCTACGAATGAAATTTTCTAACCACATGATAACATCTCCTACCGTTTTGCTTTTTATTGTTTTCTCTCTTTAATTTTATCCTTTCCCTCATGGACCTCTGCGCCGAGAAGGATCAATTTTTCGGCCATATTCTCATAACCCCTGTAGAGATGATGAACATCGTAAACAACGGTTTCACCCTCGGCCGCCAACCCTGCGAGAACTAAAGCCGCTCCTCCACGCAAGTCTGTTGCATATACCTCAGCGCCAATTAACGAAGATTGCCCGTGTATAATAGCGGTATTACCTTGGAGTTCAATTTGAGCACCCATCTTTTGCAGTTCGCTGGCGTGGAGAAAGCGGGATTCAAAAATAGTTTCATAAATTACACTCGTACCCTCTGCCAGTGAAAGCAAGGCCATCATCTGCGGTTGCAGATCCGTGGAAAAGCCCGGATAGGGCATAGTCTTAACCGTAAGACCCCTTGGACGGTCTGGAGAGTTGACTCGCAATTCGTTTTCTTTGTTTATCACTTCTATTCCGGCTTCATCAAGCTTAGCCAGGAGAGCGTTTAGGTGTTCGGCAATCACACCTTTTACAGTGACATCTCCTCGGGTAATTGCCCCAGCCAAAAGGTATGTTGCCGCTTCAATACGATCAGGTATAATATCGATGGTTGCGGGGTTCAATTCCTTTTGCCCTCTGACGCGCAATATCCCGGTACCCTCTCCTTCTATGGCAGCACCCATGGACTTTAAAGCTCTGACAAGGTTGTCAATTTCGGGCTCCCTTGCGGCGTTTTCGATCAGCGTTTCCCCTTTTGCCAAAACAGCCGCCATGAGAAGATTTTCAGTGGCACCGACGGAAGGAAAATCGAGATAAATCCTTGCTCCAACCAATTTATCGGCCCTGGCAATTACTGCTCCTTTATCAAGCTCTATTTGCGCACCCATCTTAGAAAGACCCTTAAAGTGCAGGTCCATGGGTCTGCTACCTATAGCGCACCCGCCCGGAAGGGGCAAAATCACTCTTCCACATCGAGCAAGTAGAGGGCCCAAGACCAAAGAGGAAGCTCTCATCTTTCTGACAAGAGATGACGGTGTTTCCCAAGCTGGTTCGCCTTCAATTTCTATCGTCATCGTATGATCGTCGCGTTTGATAACTGCTCCTAAACTGACGAGCAAATCGCTCATCGTTTGCACGTCCAGCAATTTGGGCACATTTCGAAGATGCACTTCACCATTATCCAACAAAAGCGCGGCAGCCATGACCGGCAGGGCCGCATTTTTTGAACCCTGGACCTTTACCTTCCCTTTAAGAGGGGTTCCCCCATTTATCTTCAAAAAACCGGATTCTTGATTAGTCTTCACTTTCTCTCACTCCCTAAATCAATACTTACCAGTTTTTATGTAATTACTCAAGACATCAACTATGATTTCGGCTGCTCTTCCCTCTCCGAAAGGAGAGCCCGCTTTTGCAAGAATGCTTGCTTTGAATTTATCATCCCGCAATATTTTAAGCGATAGCTCGATAATTTTGGACGGTTCCCTGCCGGCCAGCACCGCGGTCCCCGAGCTCACCGCTTCAGGCCTTTCCGTAACATCCCTAAGAATTATTACGGGCTTTTTAAGGGTCGTCGCTTCCTCTTGGATACCACCGCTATCAGTCAATATCAAAGAGCTTCTATCCATTGTCCACACAAAATCATCGTATTCCATTGCATCGCATAAAATCACTCTCGAATGGCATCCCAAATATTTTTGCCATATTTCACGAACCAAGGGATTTTTATGCATTGGTACGACAACATAAAGTTCCGGCAAATCATCTAATATCTTCGTTAAAGCTTTACAAATAGCTTCGAGAGGTTCACCCCATGATTCTCTTCTGTGAACGGTGGCAAGTAACATCGGAGCACCGGTCGGCAATTTGTCCAATGAAAACTTTGGGGGCCTTGCGGCCTTTTTTACAGCCATAAGAGCATCCACCACTGTATTCCCTGTAACCCATATTCTCGATGGATCGCAGCCATCGTTGATGAGGTTCTCCCTTGCCAATTTCGTTGGGGCAAACCAAAATGTAGCGAGCTTATCGGTCATTACCCTATTGGCTTCCTCAGGGAACGGCAAATACATATTGCCGCTTCTGAGTCCCGCTTCGACGTGGCCTATTTTAACTTTTCTGTAAAAAGCCGCTAGGGCCGATGCAAAAGTTGTCGTAGTATCTCCGTGCACCAAAACGACTTCCGGTCTTATATCATCTAGGACCTCCCCCACCTTCGTCAGCACAGATGACGTGATGTAATCTAGGCTTTGTTTTTCCTTCATGATGGATAAATTACAATTTGGCACAATATTGAACACTTTTAATGCTTGAGTTAAAAGGTCTGTATGCTGTCCTGTTGCCAGAACATAATAGGGCATATCACGCTCTTTCAATTTCATTATAACAGGAGCCATCTTTATGGCTTCCGGACGAGTGCCTATTATACAGCAAATTAAAGACATTGCGACAACCTCCATGCACAAGAGATACTCCGACTAAAAATACCGGGTTAAAAAAACCTTATGCTTATAAACAGCATTGCTAAATGGAAAGACACCATTAAGACTAACACAAAAGGAGGCGTGAACCCTCTCCGATGGAGACGATGATGTATATGCCCCTTATCGGGGCAAAAGGGAGAGACACCTTTCACAGTTCTTCGCAGTATAGCAAAGCACATGTCAATAAAGGGAATACCCCCGGCAAAGGCCAAAAATAAGCAAAGAGGTATAAAGGATTGTGTCAAAGGTGTATACGAAAATATCGAATACAATAAAATAGAGGCATGAAAAAACCCAAGAAGCGTACTGCCCCCATCCCCTAAAAAAGTCCTTGCTTCGGGGAAATTCCAAGGGAGGATCCCAATAGCGATGCCAAAGCCAAAAGCCCAAAAGATATTGTGGAAGACGACCATAAACATGCATGAACTTGCCGCGAATATGACCAAAACCAAACCATTCATGCCGTCGATCATATTATATGCACTTATCATGGCGGCAATCCACAAAGATGCGGTAAGCCAACCCCATAGGGGAAAATTGCCACTTTTGTACAGAGGAATTAAAGCTACTATTGAAGCAGTAATATGGACTAAAAGCCTAACTTTTGGAGATAGGCTTCTCATATCGTCCAGATATCCGACTAAAAATGTCGCGCTGGCACACCACGCAAAAAACGAAGGATCAAATTCAAAATGATCCCTCGCAAACAAAAGAAACAGAAGCAGACCGCTCCATAAGACGATGCCCCCACCGCGTGGCGTAACTTCTTTGTGGAGCTTTCTGGATTCGGGCATATCCAAAATACGATATCTAAAAGAGAGGGGAATGGAGATCTTTGTAATCCCCCATCCCCACATAAAGGACAAAAAAGCATAGAGGACCATTTCACTGCTCATAATGCAATTATCAGTTATTTTGTTCCGAATAAACGATCACCGGCATCGCCCAATCCGGGCAATATATAGCCGTGTTCGTCCAAGCGATCATCCAACGCAGCCATGTAGATGTCGACATCCGGATGAGCTTCCTTTACTTTCTGCAGACCTTCGGGTGCACCTATCAGACATACCAATGAAACTTTTTTACCTCCCCTTCTTTTTACTAAATCGATCGCCAAAACAGAAGAACCTCCAGTGGCCAGCATAGGATCGACAATGAGAATGTCCCTCTCTTCTATATCACCGGGCAACTTGCAATAATATTCAACAGGTTGAAGCGTCGCTGGATCTCTATATACCCCGATATGGCCTACTTTTGCGTTGGGTATCAGCTTAAGAATGCCTTGAACCATCCCGAGCCCTGCCCTTAAAACGGGTACAACTGCCATTTTTTTACCGGAAATAGTCTTGGCACGTGTCTTCGCCAGAGGTGTTTCGACCTCTATCTCCTCGACAGGAAGATCTCTTGTTATTTCATAAACCATTAAACCGGCTATTTCTTCTACTAACTCCCTGAACTCTTTAACGCTTGTCGAGGTATTCCTAATAATTCCTAATTTATGCTGTATCAGCGGATGATCCATTATCACCAGTCGCCCCTTCGAATGGCTACCCTTTCCCTCGATATCCTTGTTTTCATAGGCCCTTATTTTTTCAATGCGCCTAAAATGCCGACCGCCTTCAAAGGGTGTATCAAGCCACACTTCTACCATTTCCATTGCCTGCTCGACGCTTACAACCCTTCCTCCAAGGACGAGGATATTAGCATTATTATGGAGGCGACTCATCTTAGCCATAAAGCTGTCGGTACAAAGAGCGGCATATGCTCCCCGTACTTTATTTGCAGCTATTGACATGCCTATGCCGGTTCCACAGGACAATATTCCACGATCGCACTTGCCGGCAGCAACCATTTCGGCTGCCTTTATCCCGATATCAGAATAATCTACAGGCTCATCGTCTGAACCGACACCCAAATCGATAACATCTATATCCCTTTTAAAAAGATATTCCTTAGCTGCGTTCTTCAAAGCACATCCCGCATGATCGGCTCCGAGGACTATTTTCACGTTATAACCCCCTTGAGAATATTTCGCCTAAAATCTTTCCCGCTACTGTATATGGATCGATACTACGAGAGGCAAGAGATCGGATCAGATTGTCATCACAATTTTCTTTCCATTTCTCTTCAACTACTTTCGCGATTTCTCTTCTTAAGATTTCTTCAACTTCCATCTTTATTCTCGATATAAATCTCTTTTTGCCTTCTTCGCTCTCGGATAAATATTTTTTATGGTCCGCTAAAGCTTTACAGAGAGCATCTATACCTTCTCCCCTTTCCGCCACGGTCTTTACAATTGGCGGTCTCCATGCTTTACTGCCATAAAGGTCAAGCATTATGTTAACTTCGGCTTCCAGCCTGTCGGCACCGTCGCGATCTGCCTTATTGATCACAAATATATCCGCAATTTCCATTATACCCGCCTTCATAACCTGAACATCGTCGCCCATACCCGGAACGAGGAGCAGGCAAACCGTATCCGCTATCTTTACTATATCAACCTCAGATTGTCCCACTCCCACGGTCTCGATAAAGATGACGTCCTTGCCACAGGCATCCAGTATCATGGCAGCTTCATAGGCTGCCCTGCTCAGACCCCCTAACGATCCCCTTGTGCCCATGCTCCGGATAAAGACATCGGTCTCAAGGGCATGACTTTGCATCCTTAGCCTATCGCCCAATATTGCACCGCCGCTAAAGGGACTCGTAGGATCCACTGCTATAACACCGATCTTTTTCTCCATTCTTTTTAGGTTATCTATCAACTTGTCCAGCAAGGTGCTCTTGCCTGCACCCGGGCTTCCCGTAACTCCAATTATATGAGCTTTCCCCGTATGGGCATATAAATTAGCCATTATCTGGCTAGCAAAGGGCGATTCGTTTTCAACAAGCGAGATCAGTCGCGCAATAGCTCTATGATCTCCCTCTAAAGCCTTCTCGACAAGATGATCCATTGATAAACCTCCAATCAATCTTATTGACAATTTATTTTTAGTTAATAATCCGATAAAAGTCTATTGGGGTCCAATCCCTGAAGGGAATGCCTCCTACATTACCAAAGCCTGCCAATAACGGCTCAAAGGTCATCTCTTTGAACAATGCATTTCTTTCAGGCAACATTACAAGCAGCTCTCCCTGAAGACCAATTTGTTCTATCGATTTCTCCCTTTGAAAGGGATAAAAATAAATTTTGCCTCCCGATACATAGGAAAGCATTATCAAACTCAGCGGC encodes:
- the hisC gene encoding histidinol-phosphate transaminase, producing MWLENFIRRSIADVEPYKPGKSIEELKRELGLTRVVRLCSNENPWPLPDSVLSAIDEASKMLNRYPDAEAYSLRKAIARKLGVSVQEVIVGAGTEGVTFALFQALLEEDDEIVISKPTYPLYKLAASACGANCVEVPVDHDMRISVTDIMEACTEKTKLLVLCDPNNPTGLFLPRNDMLVLSSFLNRRNILLVVDEAYAEFVTDPEYLSGIELFHEIGNVVILRTFSKIFGLAGLRVGYGIVPKPITNAYAKVRRVFDVNSIAQAAAIAALKEDNYVEKIRELTLLEKEKVTRALVNMGMEVRETVTNFILIKVNDEQKMFNELLKEGIIVRPASDLGLQGYLRVSIGLPEENEQFISTLRKLMRRLGDRV
- the murA gene encoding UDP-N-acetylglucosamine 1-carboxyvinyltransferase encodes the protein MKTNQESGFLKINGGTPLKGKVKVQGSKNAALPVMAAALLLDNGEVHLRNVPKLLDVQTMSDLLVSLGAVIKRDDHTMTIEIEGEPAWETPSSLVRKMRASSLVLGPLLARCGRVILPLPGGCAIGSRPMDLHFKGLSKMGAQIELDKGAVIARADKLVGARIYLDFPSVGATENLLMAAVLAKGETLIENAAREPEIDNLVRALKSMGAAIEGEGTGILRVRGQKELNPATIDIIPDRIEAATYLLAGAITRGDVTVKGVIAEHLNALLAKLDEAGIEVINKENELRVNSPDRPRGLTVKTMPYPGFSTDLQPQMMALLSLAEGTSVIYETIFESRFLHASELQKMGAQIELQGNTAIIHGQSSLIGAEVYATDLRGGAALVLAGLAAEGETVVYDVHHLYRGYENMAEKLILLGAEVHEGKDKIKERKQ
- the wecB gene encoding non-hydrolyzing UDP-N-acetylglucosamine 2-epimerase, whose product is MSLICCIIGTRPEAIKMAPVIMKLKERDMPYYVLATGQHTDLLTQALKVFNIVPNCNLSIMKEKQSLDYITSSVLTKVGEVLDDIRPEVVLVHGDTTTTFASALAAFYRKVKIGHVEAGLRSGNMYLPFPEEANRVMTDKLATFWFAPTKLARENLINDGCDPSRIWVTGNTVVDALMAVKKAARPPKFSLDKLPTGAPMLLATVHRRESWGEPLEAICKALTKILDDLPELYVVVPMHKNPLVREIWQKYLGCHSRVILCDAMEYDDFVWTMDRSSLILTDSGGIQEEATTLKKPVIILRDVTERPEAVSSGTAVLAGREPSKIIELSLKILRDDKFKASILAKAGSPFGEGRAAEIIVDVLSNYIKTGKY
- a CDS encoding glycosyltransferase family 4 protein encodes the protein MSSEMVLYAFLSFMWGWGITKISIPLSFRYRILDMPESRKLHKEVTPRGGGIVLWSGLLLFLLFARDHFEFDPSFFAWCASATFLVGYLDDMRSLSPKVRLLVHITASIVALIPLYKSGNFPLWGWLTASLWIAAMISAYNMIDGMNGLVLVIFAASSCMFMVVFHNIFWAFGFGIAIGILPWNFPEARTFLGDGGSTLLGFFHASILLYSIFSYTPLTQSFIPLCLFLAFAGGIPFIDMCFAILRRTVKGVSPFCPDKGHIHHRLHRRGFTPPFVLVLMVSFHLAMLFISIRFF
- the upp gene encoding uracil phosphoribosyltransferase; this encodes MKIVLGADHAGCALKNAAKEYLFKRDIDVIDLGVGSDDEPVDYSDIGIKAAEMVAAGKCDRGILSCGTGIGMSIAANKVRGAYAALCTDSFMAKMSRLHNNANILVLGGRVVSVEQAMEMVEVWLDTPFEGGRHFRRIEKIRAYENKDIEGKGSHSKGRLVIMDHPLIQHKLGIIRNTSTSVKEFRELVEEIAGLMVYEITRDLPVEEIEVETPLAKTRAKTISGKKMAVVPVLRAGLGMVQGILKLIPNAKVGHIGVYRDPATLQPVEYYCKLPGDIEERDILIVDPMLATGGSSVLAIDLVKRRGGKKVSLVCLIGAPEGLQKVKEAHPDVDIYMAALDDRLDEHGYILPGLGDAGDRLFGTK
- the meaB gene encoding methylmalonyl Co-A mutase-associated GTPase MeaB, whose translation is MDHLVEKALEGDHRAIARLISLVENESPFASQIMANLYAHTGKAHIIGVTGSPGAGKSTLLDKLIDNLKRMEKKIGVIAVDPTSPFSGGAILGDRLRMQSHALETDVFIRSMGTRGSLGGLSRAAYEAAMILDACGKDVIFIETVGVGQSEVDIVKIADTVCLLLVPGMGDDVQVMKAGIMEIADIFVINKADRDGADRLEAEVNIMLDLYGSKAWRPPIVKTVAERGEGIDALCKALADHKKYLSESEEGKKRFISRIKMEVEEILRREIAKVVEEKWKENCDDNLIRSLASRSIDPYTVAGKILGEIFSRGL